In Pseudomonas fluorescens, a genomic segment contains:
- the trxA gene encoding thioredoxin has translation MSELIQDLSLATFDALVTDSELPVLVDFWAPWCGPCKMLAPVIDQLAEEYDGRLKVMKCNMDEINAQDPEAGKARFQVAGIPALVIYRKGQEVTRVVGVQSRLRLRGFIDKGIAADAD, from the coding sequence ATGAGCGAATTGATTCAAGACCTGTCCCTAGCGACCTTCGACGCACTGGTGACTGATTCCGAATTGCCGGTGCTGGTGGATTTCTGGGCGCCCTGGTGCGGCCCATGCAAGATGCTCGCGCCGGTGATCGACCAATTGGCCGAAGAGTATGACGGCCGGCTCAAGGTCATGAAATGCAATATGGACGAGATCAACGCCCAGGACCCGGAGGCCGGCAAGGCACGGTTCCAAGTGGCGGGTATCCCCGCCCTGGTGATTTACCGGAAAGGCCAAGAGGTTACGCGGGTTGTCGGTGTGCAGTCGCGACTGCGGCTACGCGGTTTTATCGATAAGGGAATTGCGGCCGACGCCGACTGA